A part of archaeon BMS3Bbin15 genomic DNA contains:
- the lolD_1 gene encoding lipoprotein-releasing system ATP-binding protein LolD has translation MSTVIELENVYKVYQMGKEKVTALKDVDVAIDKGEFISVIGPSGGGKSTLMQIMGCLDQPSSGSVYIDGLSTSKLRDSKLAKLRGKKIGFVFQASYLYPTLNVRENVELPMLIQGTAPSIRRERAEKILLDIGGLENIMAHFPSEISGGQQQRVAIARALANDPAIILADEPTGNIDSKQSQQVMDVFTSLHDRGYTIIIATHDMDVANVVIKKGGRMIKIKDGQVEEEK, from the coding sequence ATGTCTACCGTTATTGAATTGGAAAATGTTTATAAAGTCTATCAAATGGGTAAAGAAAAGGTCACTGCCCTTAAAGATGTGGATGTCGCCATTGACAAGGGGGAATTTATTTCAGTTATAGGCCCTTCAGGAGGTGGAAAATCCACACTAATGCAAATTATGGGTTGCTTGGACCAGCCGAGTTCAGGTTCTGTATACATAGATGGGTTAAGTACTTCAAAGTTGAGGGATTCCAAACTAGCGAAACTACGAGGAAAAAAAATTGGGTTTGTTTTCCAGGCTTCCTATCTTTATCCAACCTTGAATGTTCGCGAAAACGTTGAATTACCTATGCTTATTCAGGGCACAGCTCCGTCTATTCGTAGAGAAAGGGCTGAGAAAATTCTTTTAGATATAGGAGGGCTTGAAAATATTATGGCTCATTTTCCCTCAGAGATTTCAGGTGGTCAACAGCAGAGGGTCGCAATTGCCAGGGCGCTGGCCAATGACCCCGCTATTATCCTTGCCGACGAGCCTACTGGAAATATAGATTCAAAACAGAGTCAACAGGTAATGGACGTTTTTACAAGTCTCCATGATAGAGGTTATACCATTATAATAGCAACCCATGATATGGATGTCGCGAATGTCGTCATCAAAAAGGGAGGCAGGATGATTAAAATTAAAGATGGCCAAGTGGAGGAAGAAAAATGA